The Apostichopus japonicus isolate 1M-3 chromosome 1, ASM3797524v1, whole genome shotgun sequence DNA segment ATTGACTAGATAGAAATGATACTAAGTAAGAACTAGCATCTGTCGTGTAATTATCATCAAAGGTGCAATGAAGTTTCGCCCAGCTTATAGCTTGAAATCACTACTTTGTGGGAAATTGCCTCTCTCCGCAGGAATGGAATACATTGCTTGTAGTGAATTCAATTTTATAACTGTAGCTGTGTGTGGTGTGGCCTCTTGATGGTGCTTGGTATCACAAAACAGTAGCAAAGTAGTACCTTTAAAGTCACCTGTATGTTACgatctcctctcctctcctctcctctcctctcctctcctctcctctcctctcctctcctctcctctcctctcctctcctctcctctcctctcctctcctctcctctcctctcctctcctctcctctcctctcctctcctctcctctcctctcctctcctctcctctcctctcctctcctctcctctcctctcctctcctctcctctcctctcctctcctctcctctcctctcctctcctctcctctcctctcctctcctctcctctcctctcctctcctctcctctcctctcctctcctctcctctcctctcctctcctctcctctcctctcctctcctctcctctcctctcctctcctctcctctcctctcctctcctctcctctcctctcctctcctctcctctcctctcctctcctctcctctcctctcctctcctctcctctcctctcctctcctctcctctcctctcctctctcaTCTCCTCTCCtcacctcccctcccttcccctccccttcctctcctctctcctcttcTCTTTTATCTGGTTGCTATTTGGTTGGACTCTACATTAAAATTCCCATATCAATTCAGTTTTCATTAACTGAACCGGACTAATTACAGTATTACATGCTATGTAAGAAAAgctaaaattctgaaaattgctaacattttgaaaattgctCTATCTCTGTTAcatgaaaaaaatcatttgtacTAGAACTTTTCAGACTGATGCATATTCTTTACTGCAAGTTATAACTTAAAAATACtgtgaagaaaatgaaagaaaaaaaagtggaaaaaaaaacacctagATGGATATCTTCGTTTCATGGTTTGCATgatttttctgaaaaatatgtgGAAGTTTTGATAAAATTGCAGAAAATTGGCAACCGTAACAAAGAAAGCTACAGTAAGCAGTCATTAAACAAcatatttgacaatttttttattttggggaTTTTCTTTTCAGCAAGTGGAACAGATTTAGAGAAGGTGTCGTACGACGAGAAGGCATTCCGTTGGCACCTGAATGAGAATCAGATGGCCACCGAGAAACTTTCAGAAGGCATCCGCAAATTTGCTGCCGATGCTATCAAACTGGAGAATTTATTGAAGGGGAAGCTTGTGGAAGCATAAATAAGATGCAgaattatcatattttgtttttgtagtttGGTGGATGGACTAAGAAAGGTGCTCCCTGGGTTCTTTTTATACAGATgtacctttttttatttttaataaagtAGAAAGTTCCCTTTCAAGAGACACTCTTCATGACaaggataaaaaaaatgttacttgTGGAACATTTAAACATTGCCAGTAATCACATTGAAACTTTGGTTTAATATTGTCATCATCATAGTcataatcattatcatcatgAAATGAGCCATTTTGCTAATTATCAGTTCATCATTAGTGAAAGGCTCTCTGTTTacttggtgtttttttttctttctcctttttttgtGGTATTTTGTCTTTTGACAATAAAGTAAACACAAATTTCCTTATTCCTTATTAAAGGCGGAAACCTCAGTACTATTATGTTGATATGCTCTAAGCTGCTGATTAAAATGCCAACGCTTTAGTTCCAATTTACAAGATTATATCCAATGATGCCCCTATATATCTCTGCTGTTCGTGGATATCAGGAGTTTAAAGTGGGTGTCACTGGGTGTCATCTGTTTCCATGATGCCCCTATATATCTGTACTCTTCATGGAAATCAGGAGTTTCAAGTGGGTGTCACTGGGTGTTATCTGTACCATGATGCCCCTATATATCTCTACCCTTCATGGATGTCTGGAGTTTCAAGTGGGTATCACTGAGTGACATCTGTGCCATGATGCCCCAATATATCTCTACTCTTCATGGAAATCAGGAGTTTCAAGTGGGTGTCACTGGGTGACATCTGTTTTCATGATGCCCCTATATATCTCTACTGTTCATGGAAATTAGGAGTTTCAAGTGGGTGTCACTGGGTGACAGCTGTACCATGATGCCCCTTTATATCTCTGCTGTTCATGGATATCAGGAgttccatggggggggggggtgtcacttGGTGCTATCTGTACCATGATGCCCCTATATATCTGTACTCTTCATGGATATCAGGAGTTTCAAGTGGGTGTCTTCTAAAGTTGTCACTTGATGTCATCTGTTTCCATGATGCCCCTATAAATTTCTGCTGTTCATGGATACCAGGAGTTTCAAGTGGTTGTCACTTGGTATCAACTGTTCCATGATGCCCCTAAATATCTCTAGTGTTCCATTGATGTCAGCAGATAGTTTTTTTCAGTCTTTCTGATTGTCAATGTGTGACATCAGTACCCAGTTCTTTATGCGGATCCACAATATACTGCTTCTGGTTGCTATTAATTTACAACCCATAACAATGTACTTCATTAACTGTTTCTTGTAAAGTTTGAAGTTAAGAAAAGCTCTGTTGGAAGACATTTTGATTACTTTTTCTTTCTCGTGTATTGTCTATTGACAGATATGTTAGATTGATCAAGAAGACAAATTcacatttaattaatttacattCTTTTTCACAACAatcattcataaaaaaaaaaaaatactaacaaTCGTTTCCAAGTTTGATCAATAGCAAATTGTATGTTTGAACAATTTTAAGTCGGTTTAACCTGTGAACAAGCGGGAAAGAGACGATCAAACACAGAGAGCTGGTTGGTGTTGGAACATCTTAGGCAAAAACACGTTCTTTATGACATTGGTGTAAGCCTTATTTTCCATCTGGgcagaggggtgggggaagaccGAGTAAAAGACCTTTCCTTCATAGCAAAACGGTTACTGATTTGTGCACATGATGAGGATGTGTCGTTATTGTTACATCTCTTTacttaatatttttttgtaaattaaaatatgGGAGGTTGCTTCCTTACCTCTAAAATCATTATTTTGgtactgtgttatatatatggTGTCTCGTGTTACATGTTAAATGAAtgaaatcattaccttttttttttttttctcacaaaattATACATTTTATGAGTATAAAGTTTTTGAAATACACACACCTGAAACTTTCACTCATATGTTTTCTGTGGTTTTCTAATAATtgttaaaatgaatattcataaatgcttCATATtggtatgaatatttatttataagctGTCATATATCAGCATTGAACAGCAAGACCTAGGTGGTAGAACACAATACATAAACCATAACAAATTGCATCTCCAGAGCATCTCCAGTATTGTAACCATTCTCAGGATAGGAAAAGTAgcaattttatgttttgttattatgCTGCTGGGCAAGGAATTAACAGGTGGGGAAATTCCCCACGATATCTAGTGggtttgttttgattttgcCACCATTGATTTCAAAAGTTCTTATTCACAATTTTTGTGATTTAataatcgacctgccacagTGGAAAATCAACCTCAGGCTCTGAGATTAGCCTGCAGAgctgcttaaaggcattgaagactcaccccaaatcGCGTGcggcgctctgaaaaagttaactttccgttgcttgcaaatgattttcttcttgtcgctacaaaaggCAGACTgttatgaaacgtgataccttgttatcttttatctagatctgagatgtccacgctgctatgtacactgtgttgtgggttttgaccgtagctgtatgtattgactgtatacTTGTGTCTAATTaacgacggtagcaagctgtgtgtgtattttctgggatcgatgttggtgcctaacacttctgttacacctcattggaaactagaacagattactggcatgagacgtttctttgttgGCGAGTCTTTCACACACTTTAACGcaattgggttttttttttttttttgtgtaaacactgcatgtaaatatgttcatttctacagtgtagttaatcatacatcgttcacacaaagaccctcattcCAGAAAAATTATGTGGTAGgtgttgcagactaattggtaaaaagaggtcattttacgaccaaggcaggtcgaatacgtaatctcaagaaacttccATGAAAACGTGCTATAGATGGGAtatatacagcagacctttaaacaCGGGGATGAACTGTTGCCATAACTACTTGAAATTTTACACTTATAAAAAATTGTATTAACAAGCGTGAGTTAACCCTCGTCAGGAAACTGGTAGAAAGAGTTGTTTGATGTTGTGAGAAGATTTCACTAGCAAGTTATAGAAAGATATAACACCTTTTGATGAAATTCGCTATGGTTTATTTATTGTTGAACTTACTTCTAACTTGTTACAAGTACGTGATGGCGTCCTTCCCTCTGAGGCTCTCTTATGGTGCGTAATCGAGGTCTGTAGTAATATGATTCCGGAAAAAAATTCTTATCAGTTTTCCAAGAAAAGAAACGTCAAACGGATTTCCAAGTTGCAAGACATTAGCCTATTGTTAATCTGGGATAGCTGAAGGGATCGACTAACTCAATACTGAGCACTGACTAGAGGAAATCAGAATGTTTGGAACTAAAGTGCAGGTGGAACCAGAATCACCTCCGCACCAAACTACTGGTAACGGTTCCACGAAAATAGCCTAAATTGCCTTTGCTACAGTATGAAATTGCCCGATATAACCTGGGCATTTAATTTGGTCTTCATATTTTTTGCAGCAGTTTTTGTTGTCGCTAAATTTTCAGAAAGGCTCATTTCTTTGGTTAGAATCGCAGTTGGTTTGTTTACTTTCTCCACTGCGACTCTTTCTTGCTACAAACCTACTGTAGGCTACAGTACAATACTAAAGTTGGTTTATGCATAAAGACAACTGACCCACCCTACACTACTCCACCATCCTATCCCTCCTCTATAGTCCCTCTACTTTGTTCAATCATCCGTTCTCCTTCTTCTGTTCCTCCATCCACTTGCCATTATCCATCCGTCTCGCTGTACTCATTTAATTAATTCTGACTACTTTGTGCTTCTCATCCATCCACTATTTGCATATTGCTCTCTTCATCTTTCCACGCTCTCTCTACTCTATTCATATTGTCCATCAATTCTTCTTCAGTTTATCAGATAATCCATTTGTGACTGTAGACTTCATGAATCAATCAGCTGGCATACATCTTTCTTTAATTCTGTCTCACCGTTTATATTTCAGGATCTGGAGAGCTGCATTTTGCTAATATTGACGATTCAATTCACCAAGCCCATCAACTGGATATTAAAAAAGAGGAGAGTGACTGTGAAGAACTAGGGGAGAGCTACATATTTCATTTATCAATCAAAGTGAAGGATGAATTAAGCAACGGAGAAACATGGCCagaagattcagaacatgttcaTTGTCATAAGGGAGGGAAACCTTACCATTGCAGCTATTGCAACAAAACTTTTGATCATTATAGCCGTTGGAAGACTCATGAAAggacacatacaggagagaaaccatATCATTGTAATTATTGTGACAAAACTTTTGCTAGATCTGGCACTTTGAAGAAGCATGTAAGAATACACACTGGAGAAAAACCttatcattgtaaatattgcAACAAAACGTTTGCTCAATCTTTTTATCTAAGGGGTCacgaaagaacacatacaggagagaaaccttat contains these protein-coding regions:
- the LOC139970633 gene encoding uncharacterized protein — encoded protein: MFGTKVQVEPESPPHQTTGSGELHFANIDDSIHQAHQLDIKKEESDCEELGESYIFHLSIKVKDELSNGETWPEDSEHVHCHKGGKPYHCSYCNKTFDHYSRWKTHERTHTGEKPYHCNYCDKTFARSGTLKKHVRIHTGEKPYHCKYCNKTFAQSFYLRGHERTHTGEKPYQCRYCNTRFTHSGTLKGHEKTHTGEKPYDCRFCQERFPRPENLKRHERTHTGEKPYNCRYCNKRFTQPGSLKRHERIHTGEKPYNCRYCNKRFTQDGTLKKHERTHTGEKPMLQNV